The Ahaetulla prasina isolate Xishuangbanna chromosome 3, ASM2864084v1, whole genome shotgun sequence genome window below encodes:
- the LOC131194973 gene encoding uncharacterized protein K02A2.6-like: MTTSLPAISPFEPANEAWEAYLERFECFLQANGLSDLSSDRKRGYFLSFCGRDIFATARALTAPQPVSSVPWETLLEKLRAHYCGSFRIARRHAFRQRFQKEKPLTTTWLPCVSPPYNLQRRLLARNDVTLQIALDEARASEMSVRSVAELQRYHTRSATDGMQQSVHYEDVDDDAPSDEDDAVSHLKATRKKEWNTDWKGSQGGCLGCGGSHHRADCRFRAAICRRCGRKGHLSRVCRASLPANQKPNPQLKPKQGARRLPTRRDECHAVDREGIAADAAVSHASTAVPAHKIYLSVKLEGVPFKMEIDTGSSRSLVAWHTLRRLLPNFPKRRLQPCQIILRDYQGNQIPTAGCTTLHVSFGSFEGKLPLVVVRDDLPSLLGLDWFAALHLDVSGVHTTSLDTPNQLFSEFADVFDGQLGKYTGRPISFNLDPQIAPIRLKPRRVPLALRPKVDKELDKLVAQGVLEPIEYSLWETPIVIPLKPDGSIRICADYKCTINKALQANRYPLPVVQHLLHSLGRGRAIVTHRGAFRCNRLQFGVSIAPGLFQGLMERLLQGLPGVVPYFDDVLISAIDRSELVERLTDHKPLLGLMSGDRQTPQILSPRMSRWVEFLAAYSYKLIYKPGKFIGHADALSRCPLPTTDPDPAPTSPVLLVEDWDVPVSASSIRDLSARDPILSTVLDWVRRGWPGGLVSPDFQPFIRRQHELSVLKGCLLWGNRVVVPPGLRQRILACLHDAHPGIVRMKALGRSYVWWPGMDQEIEAWVATCPQCQASRPAPPAVPIRTWELPRAPWARVHMDFAGPFMGQTFLILVDAYSNWVEIGITPSPTSGAVIRILDGLFATHGLPDVIVTDNGPQFTSAPFRQFLAMRGIRHAPAAPFHPAGNGRAERAVRSAKEALGRLRRLRTTLDRLHPNFTSDVPNTSSIPYRSFREGDLVYVENYGGGSRWVSGQITQLTGPYSYRVLLTDGRQWRRHVNQLRRRIPGEGQPAFERSIPLPTYNSETPPDFRNQPTMNDAGPNLNTPSTTMEVAPRLSSVPADTAETSIPAAISTAGLPETQGIPAMFRSNSNPPAAASSTAHKDDEPTPATSGCILRRSGRSRRRPAYLADYACAVWG, from the exons AGAGAAGTTGCGAGCCCATTACTGCGGCTCCTTCCGCATTGCTAGAAGACACGCTTTTAGACAGCGGTTCCAGAAAGAGAAACCGTTAACGACTACATGGCTTCCCTGCGTATCGCCGCCCTACAAT CTGCAGCGCCGACTACTGGCCCGCAATGATGTGACTCTTCAAATAGCCTTGGATGAGGCGCGAGCCTCTGAGATGTCTGTACGTTCGGTTGCGGAACTCCAGAGATATCACACTAGGTCCGCTACCGACGGAATGCAACAATCTGTCCACTATGAGGACGTGGACGACGATGCACCGTCCGATGAGGACGATGCAGTAAGCCACCTCAAAGCAACTCGGAAGAAGGAGTGGAACACTGACTGGAAGGGGTCACAAGGAGGTTGCCTCGGATGCGGAGGAAGTCACCATCGTGCGGACTGCCGATTCAGGGCAGCGATCTGCCGCCGCTGCGGTCGAAAGGGTCATCTCTCGAGGGTCTGCCGAGCATCCCTTCCCGCAAATCAGAAGCCCAACCCCCAACTCAAGCCCAAGCAAGGCGCGCGGAGGTTGCCTACCCGCCGTGACGAATGCCATGCAGTCGACCGTGAGGGAATCGCTGCTGATGCTGCTGTGAGCCACGCCTCCACCGCTGTTCCCGCCCACAAGATTTACCTCAGCGTAAAATTAGAGGGGGTTCCATTTAAAATGGAAATTGACACTGGCTCTTCGAGATCTCTTGTTGCTTGGCATACGTTACGGCGCCTGCTGCCTAATTTTCCGAAACGGCGCCTTCAACCCTGTCAAATTATTTTAAGGGACTATCAGGGAAACCAAATTCCTACTGCGGGTTGTACCACGCTTCACGTCTCTTTTGGGTCTTTTGAGGGTAAATTGCCCCTAGTAGTAGTCAGAGACGACCTTCCAAGCCTCCTAGGCTTGGATTGGTTTGCTGCCCTGCACCTTGATGTATCAGGGGTCCACACCACAAGTCTAGACACCCCGAACCAACTCTTTTCAGAATTTGCCGATGTATTCGACGGCCAGTTAGGCAAATATACTGGTCGCCCAATTTCCTTCAATCTCGACCCTCAGATTGCCCCAATTCGCCTTAAGCCGCGGAGGGTGCCATTGGCATTACGTCCTAAAGTGGACAAGGAACTAGACAAACTCGTTGCCCAGGGCGTCCTAGAACCTATTGAGTATTCACTTTGGGAGACACCTATTGTGATCCCCCTAAAACCGGAcggatccattaggatctgtgcCGATTATAAGTGCACTATCAATAAAGCCCTGCAGGCAAACCGATACCCTCTTCCGGTGGTACAACACTTACTCCACTCGTTAGGCCGTGGGCGG GCGATTGTCACCCACCGGGGGGCTTTCCGCTGCAACCGCCTGCAATTCGGAGTCAGCATAGCTCCCGGACTGTTCCAGGGCCTGATGGAGCGGTTGctccaggggctcccaggggtcgTGCCATACTTCGACGACGTTCTGATCTCGGCTATTGACAGATCAGAACTCGTCGAACGTC TTACCGACCATAAGCCATTATTGGGGTTGATGTCAGGGGACCGGCAAACTCCCCAAATCCTTTCCCCGCGCATGTCACGCTGGGTGGAGTTCttagctgcctactcctataaGCTGATTTACAAACCGGGAAAATTTATTGGGCATGCTGATGCGCTCAGCCGTTGCCCCCTCCCTACGACAGATCCTGACCCTGCCCCGACGTCCCCCGTCCTTCTTGTTGAGGACTGGGACGTCCCCGTCTCCGCCTCCTCTATTCGTGACCTTTCTGCAAGGGATCCTATCCTTTCTACAGTTTTGGATTGGGTGCGCAGGGGGTGGCCAGGGGGGCTAGTGTCCCCTGATTTCCAGCCTTTTATTCGGCGACAGCATGAGCTGTCCGTTCTCAAGGGGTGCCTATTGTGGGGAAATCGGGTGGTGGTTCCCCCTGGTCTTAGACAGCGCATACTAGCGTGTCTGCACGATGCCCACCCAGGCATTGTGCGGATGAAGGCCCTAGGACGTAGCTACGTCTGGTGGCCGGGCATGGATCAGGAAATTGAAGCCTGGGTGGCAACTTGCCCACAATGCCAGGCTTCCAGACCTGCTCCACCAGCCGTGCCAATCAGGACCTGGGAGCTTCCCAGGGCCCCATGGGCGCGAGTCCATATGGACTTCGCAGGACCTTTTATGGGCCAGACCTTTCTGATTTTAGTCGATGCCTATTCTAACTGGGTAGAAATAGGTATCACGCCGTCCCCCACATCGGGAGCGGTCATCCGAATACTAGACGGCCTATTCGCGACTCATGGGCTGCCTGATGTTATCGTCACCGATAATGGACCGCAGTTCACCTCTGCACCCTTCCGTCAATTCTTGGCGATGCGTGGCATTCGCCATGCACCTGCGGCCCCGTTCCACCCGGCCGGAAACGGCCGGGCTGAAAGGGCCGTGCGTTCTGCCAAGGAGGCTTTGGGCCGCCT TCGTCGCTTACGCACCACATTAGATCGCCTACACCCGAATTTTACTTCGGACGTGCCCAACACATCCAGTATTCCATATAGATCGTTCAGGGAAGGGGATCTGGTATACGTGGAGAATTACGGGGGGGGGAGCCGATGGGTCTCAGGTCAAATCACCCAACTAACCGGACCCTACTCTTATAGGGTCCTGCTGACAGATGGTCGTCAGTGGCGCCGCCATGTGAACCAATTGCGGCGCAGAATCCCTGGGGAGGGACAACCAGCATTTGAGCGTAGCATTCCACTTCCAACATACAACTCCGAGACACCCCCTGACTTTAGAAACCAGCCTACAATGAACGACGCCGGCCCGAATCTAAACACTCCTTCTACCACCATGGAAGTCGCACCTAGGCTCTCTAGCGTTCCGGCAGACACCGCTGAGACTTCTATTCCCGCTGCGATCTCGACGGCTGGCTTACCTGAAACCCAAGGCATTCCAGCGATGTTCCGGTCGAATTCCAACCCCCCGGCAGCGGCGTCTTCAACAGCGCACAAGGATGACGAACCTACTCCTGCGACGTCAGGCTGCATACTAAGGAGATCAGGGCGGAGCCGACGTCGTCCGGCGTATCTAGCCGATTACGCTTGCGCTGTCTGGGGGTGA